A genomic window from Acetobacter sp. includes:
- a CDS encoding ammonium transporter, which yields MPAAFAADTEPAFSAGDMAWLLSSTIFVFFMLFPGICLFYGGMIRKKNVLSMCMQGITAGAIISLIWFICGYSLIFTAGTPFIGGFGKAFMQGVTLTSFLPSVPNLPEVVFAMFELTFITITPVIVLGATVERFKFSTSMVFMALWALLIYCPVGHMAWGPDGFLASTGALDFAGGLVVHVTSGSSALIAAIMLGRRKSDGINSMAPSNMILTVLGGCLLWGGWFGFNGGSALGANSTAGMALLNSQIAASAALVAWVLAEWKLHGKPSLLGAISGAIAGLVIITPGCGFVTPTGAMIMGAIGGVVCLWAVNGLKHRFGYDDALDVWGIHGVGGGLGAILTGIFASSAIGGEGKNGLLYGNWKQVIVQSQDTLLVAVYTMAVTGALLFILDKTMGLRVEPDVELEGLDLAEHGETLHV from the coding sequence ATGCCGGCGGCGTTCGCGGCTGATACGGAACCGGCTTTCAGTGCTGGTGACATGGCCTGGCTTCTCAGCTCGACAATTTTTGTTTTTTTTATGCTCTTCCCGGGTATCTGCCTTTTTTATGGTGGTATGATTCGCAAGAAAAACGTGCTGAGCATGTGCATGCAGGGTATCACCGCTGGCGCAATCATCAGTCTCATCTGGTTTATCTGCGGCTACAGCCTGATCTTTACCGCAGGCACCCCCTTCATTGGTGGTTTTGGTAAAGCGTTCATGCAGGGTGTGACGCTCACATCCTTCCTGCCCAGCGTTCCCAATCTGCCGGAAGTCGTGTTCGCCATGTTCGAACTGACCTTCATCACCATCACGCCCGTCATCGTGCTTGGCGCTACGGTTGAACGCTTCAAATTCTCCACCTCCATGGTTTTCATGGCTCTCTGGGCTCTCCTGATCTACTGTCCAGTCGGCCACATGGCGTGGGGACCAGACGGTTTCCTCGCATCCACTGGCGCCCTGGATTTTGCCGGTGGCCTTGTCGTACATGTTACAAGCGGTTCCTCGGCCTTGATCGCCGCCATCATGCTGGGACGCCGTAAATCCGATGGCATCAACAGTATGGCGCCAAGCAACATGATCCTTACCGTGCTGGGAGGCTGTCTTCTCTGGGGCGGCTGGTTTGGCTTCAATGGCGGCTCCGCTCTGGGCGCCAATTCAACGGCCGGCATGGCGCTTCTCAACAGCCAGATCGCGGCCTCCGCCGCGCTTGTGGCGTGGGTTCTGGCCGAATGGAAACTGCACGGCAAACCAAGCCTTCTTGGAGCCATTTCGGGAGCCATTGCAGGGCTCGTGATCATCACACCCGGATGTGGCTTTGTCACACCTACGGGCGCCATGATCATGGGCGCAATCGGAGGCGTGGTCTGCCTGTGGGCCGTGAACGGACTAAAGCATCGCTTCGGATATGACGATGCGCTGGATGTCTGGGGCATTCATGGTGTAGGCGGTGGTCTTGGCGCCATCCTGACCGGTATCTTCGCTTCCTCGGCGATTGGTGGAGAAGGCAAGAACGGCCTGCTTTACGGAAACTGGAAACAGGTCATCGTCCAGAGTCAGGATACCCTGCTTGTGGCTGTGTACACCATGGCGGTTACAGGCGCTCTGCTCTTCATTCTCGACAAGACCATGGGGTTGCGTGTTGAACCCGATGTCGAACTTGAAGGTCTTGACCTCGCGGAACATGGGGAAACCCTTCACGTCTGA
- a CDS encoding class II glutamine amidotransferase has protein sequence MCGIVGLFIKNPALQPELGRLTSLMLKTMTERGPDSAGFAVYGSPASGQRKMTVRGISADNIGDFEAGFLKAAGGSANVVKHQDHVVLTYASDLEPAIRAFVNGFGHGVHFAASGESIELYKGVGLPEEVAARFDLEKMQGTHAIGHTRMATESAVTIAGAHPFSTGPDQCLVHNGSLSNHNTLRRRLINEGLTFETENDSEVAAGYLSWRLSQGDKLDQALESSLKELDGFYTFVVGTREGFAVLRDPVACKPAVMAETDDYVAFASEYRAFADLPGIENARVFEPEPQRVYHWEHAA, from the coding sequence ATGTGTGGCATCGTCGGTCTCTTCATTAAAAACCCGGCTCTTCAGCCCGAACTTGGACGTCTTACGTCCCTCATGCTCAAAACCATGACAGAACGCGGGCCGGACAGCGCCGGTTTTGCCGTCTACGGCTCTCCGGCTTCAGGTCAGCGCAAGATGACTGTCCGTGGCATCTCAGCGGACAATATTGGTGACTTTGAAGCCGGTTTTCTCAAAGCTGCCGGTGGAAGTGCCAATGTCGTCAAACATCAGGATCACGTCGTCCTGACCTATGCTTCCGATCTGGAACCCGCCATCCGCGCCTTCGTCAACGGATTTGGGCATGGCGTGCATTTCGCCGCAAGCGGCGAAAGCATCGAACTCTACAAGGGCGTGGGTCTTCCGGAAGAGGTGGCGGCGCGCTTCGATCTTGAAAAAATGCAGGGCACGCACGCAATCGGTCACACCCGTATGGCAACAGAATCCGCAGTCACCATTGCAGGCGCACATCCCTTCTCCACCGGTCCTGACCAGTGCCTTGTGCATAATGGCTCGCTGTCCAACCACAACACGCTGCGTCGTCGTCTCATCAATGAAGGTCTGACCTTCGAGACAGAAAACGACTCTGAAGTCGCCGCAGGTTATCTCTCGTGGCGTCTCTCGCAGGGCGACAAGCTCGATCAGGCTCTTGAATCCTCCCTGAAAGAACTTGATGGTTTCTACACTTTCGTTGTCGGAACCCGTGAAGGTTTTGCGGTCTTGCGTGACCCTGTCGCCTGCAAGCCAGCCGTCATGGCCGAAACGGACGATTACGTGGCTTTCGCATCGGAATATCGCGCCTTCGCTGACCTGCCCGGCATTGAAAACGCCAGGGTTTTCGAACCCGAACCCCAGCGCGTCTATCATTGGGAGCACGCTGCATGA
- a CDS encoding NAD(P)/FAD-dependent oxidoreductase has product MTTLADLAQGHVTDLAMQPYWWRLMPPETAGLEQLPKKTDVAIVGSGFTGLSAALTLACEGRSVTVLEAGRLGFGASTRNGGQVGSGNQKFRVATLIEMMGIQKAEAMLREGVAMLDHIDALVHELKIECFFVRCGRFRGAVRPEHYEAMARDMEDLRRHARVESFMVPRSEQHREIDTDYFFGGSVLPQDASLHPGLYHAGLSEAAAKAGVQLIGETPVRAVQPETNGFSVHTDRGIVRARNVIIATNGYRQDFNTFCRKRIVPVTSSLIATTPMNRERLEALFPAGRVYGNSARVFSYFRKAPDEPRIIWGGRVGRNAGEMEPRAYAHLARDMLKVFPQIADVGVAHAWSGRIGYTFDEFPHLGRTPDGIHYAMGYCGTGVSRSTWFGRKIALQLMGKPEGFSEFTGLRFPSHFFQAFAPMAVPFVEQWYRSKDALEK; this is encoded by the coding sequence GTGACTACGCTGGCGGACTTGGCACAAGGGCATGTTACCGACCTTGCCATGCAGCCTTACTGGTGGCGATTGATGCCACCGGAGACTGCGGGGCTGGAACAGCTTCCGAAAAAAACTGATGTAGCCATTGTCGGATCAGGTTTCACTGGGCTGTCGGCAGCGTTGACGCTTGCGTGCGAAGGTCGTTCCGTGACTGTTCTCGAGGCAGGACGCCTGGGCTTTGGGGCTTCCACACGCAATGGCGGGCAGGTCGGATCAGGCAACCAGAAATTCAGAGTGGCGACGCTCATTGAAATGATGGGTATCCAAAAAGCGGAGGCCATGCTGCGTGAGGGCGTCGCGATGCTTGATCATATCGATGCGCTTGTTCACGAATTGAAGATTGAGTGTTTCTTTGTACGCTGCGGACGGTTTCGTGGCGCTGTAAGGCCCGAGCATTACGAAGCTATGGCTCGGGATATGGAAGATTTGCGACGGCATGCGCGGGTCGAGTCCTTTATGGTCCCCAGGTCTGAACAGCACAGGGAAATCGATACCGATTATTTCTTTGGTGGCTCGGTGCTGCCGCAGGATGCTTCATTGCATCCCGGTCTCTATCACGCAGGGTTATCGGAGGCAGCGGCAAAGGCAGGCGTACAACTTATCGGTGAGACACCTGTAAGGGCCGTACAACCCGAAACGAATGGGTTCAGTGTTCATACGGATCGGGGAATAGTGCGGGCACGCAATGTCATTATTGCGACCAACGGATATCGTCAAGATTTCAATACGTTCTGTCGCAAGCGGATTGTTCCGGTGACATCTTCTCTGATTGCTACAACGCCAATGAACAGAGAGCGGCTGGAGGCGCTTTTTCCGGCCGGACGTGTTTACGGTAATTCCGCCCGTGTTTTTTCTTATTTTCGTAAGGCGCCCGATGAACCGCGCATCATCTGGGGCGGTCGTGTGGGAAGGAACGCGGGGGAAATGGAGCCCCGGGCTTATGCGCATCTTGCAAGAGATATGCTCAAGGTATTTCCACAGATTGCGGATGTAGGTGTCGCCCACGCCTGGTCAGGGCGCATCGGTTATACATTTGACGAATTTCCTCATCTTGGCCGTACGCCAGATGGCATTCATTATGCGATGGGGTATTGCGGAACAGGGGTGTCACGCTCCACTTGGTTCGGCCGAAAGATCGCTCTGCAACTCATGGGGAAACCTGAAGGGTTTTCAGAATTTACCGGATTGCGATTTCCTTCACATTTCTTTCAGGCATTTGCGCCGATGGCCGTTCCATTTGTCGAACAGTGGTATCGGTCGAAAGATGCATTGGAAAAATAA
- a CDS encoding sarcosine oxidase subunit beta family protein: MQTNRYSLFSLLREACRGNTGWKPAWRKIEPSGPYDFVIVGGGGHGLATAYYLAKRYGGKRIAVVEKGWIGGGNVGRNTTIVRSNYLLPGNEPFYECSMKLWEGLEQDINYNAMVSQRGVLNLFHNDAQKAAYIRRGNSMILHGADAVLLDVEGVRKKVPFLNLNDARFPIKGGLLQPRGGTVRHDAVAWGYARAADRLGVDIIENCEMTGLRIEQGRAVGIETTKGFITAGKIGLACAGNSSRVAAMAGLRLPIESHVLQAFVSEGLKPFIDCVVTFGAGHFYISQSDKGGLVFGGDIDGYNSYAQRGNLPVIEDVCEGGMALMPRIGRVRLLRHWGGLMDMSMDGSPIIDHTPVDGLYLNAGWCYGGFKATPASGLCFAHLLARDEPHPVATAYRLDRFARGAVIDEKGMGAQPNLH; encoded by the coding sequence ATGCAGACCAACCGTTACTCCCTGTTTTCCCTGTTGAGGGAAGCGTGCCGTGGGAACACGGGCTGGAAACCCGCATGGCGCAAGATCGAACCGTCTGGCCCATATGACTTCGTCATCGTGGGCGGCGGCGGTCACGGACTGGCGACGGCGTATTATCTTGCAAAGCGCTACGGCGGCAAACGGATTGCCGTTGTGGAAAAGGGCTGGATCGGCGGCGGCAATGTCGGGCGCAACACGACGATCGTGCGTTCCAACTATCTGCTGCCGGGAAACGAGCCTTTCTACGAATGTTCCATGAAGCTCTGGGAAGGTCTTGAGCAGGACATCAACTATAACGCCATGGTCAGCCAGCGTGGCGTGTTGAATCTTTTCCATAACGACGCGCAGAAGGCGGCCTATATCCGTCGCGGCAACTCCATGATCCTGCATGGCGCGGACGCCGTGCTGCTGGATGTGGAAGGCGTGCGCAAAAAAGTTCCTTTTCTGAACTTAAACGACGCGCGGTTTCCCATAAAGGGCGGCCTGCTTCAGCCCCGGGGCGGCACGGTGCGTCATGACGCCGTGGCATGGGGTTACGCACGGGCGGCGGATCGTCTTGGCGTGGACATCATTGAAAACTGTGAGATGACGGGTCTCCGGATCGAGCAGGGCAGGGCTGTCGGTATCGAGACGACAAAAGGTTTTATCACGGCTGGAAAAATCGGTCTGGCCTGCGCGGGAAATTCCTCACGTGTCGCTGCGATGGCGGGACTGCGACTGCCGATCGAAAGTCACGTGTTGCAGGCGTTCGTCAGTGAAGGTCTCAAGCCCTTCATAGACTGTGTCGTCACTTTTGGAGCTGGACATTTCTATATCAGCCAGTCCGACAAGGGTGGTCTTGTCTTCGGAGGCGATATTGATGGGTACAACTCCTACGCCCAGCGCGGTAATCTTCCCGTGATTGAGGATGTCTGTGAAGGCGGCATGGCTCTGATGCCACGGATCGGTCGCGTCAGGCTGCTGCGTCACTGGGGCGGGCTGATGGACATGTCGATGGACGGGAGTCCGATCATCGACCACACGCCAGTAGATGGTCTCTATCTGAATGCCGGCTGGTGTTACGGAGGGTTCAAGGCCACTCCTGCCTCTGGGCTCTGCTTCGCTCACCTTCTGGCCCGGGACGAACCGCATCCCGTGGCGACGGCATACCGGCTGGATCGCTTCGCACGCGGCGCCGTGATCGACGAAAAAGGTATGGGCGCGCAGCCCAACCTGCATTGA
- the glnT gene encoding type III glutamate--ammonia ligase produces the protein MTNSQQNADNLAEIAREKNIRYFLISFIDLLGSQRAKLVPAAAITSTQKNGAGFAGFAASFDMSPADPDLIAMADPNSLIQLPWKPEVAWLASDLMMHGESVTQAPRNTLKRLISRAAKRGIEVKTGVECEFFLITPDGEQVADEHDASNKPCYDASALMRRYDIIAELCDAMQQLGWEPYQNDHEDANGQFEMNWKYADALVTADRHVFFKFMARAIAEKHGLRATFMPKPFMHLTGNGCHAHISLWKEGKNICYDPQDPLEISESGYNFVGGLIHNADALCAILNPVVNSYKRINAPRTVSGSTWSPNTVTYSGDNRTHMIRVPGGGRFEMRLPDGAANPYLLQASLLAAGLDGIENKRDPGKSLDINMYTDGHKIKDAKRLPLNLLDAMRALDKSTALRAMLDDGLVDPYLKLKTAEWNAHCGHLSEWERTSTLDC, from the coding sequence ATGACCAACAGTCAGCAGAACGCGGATAATCTTGCGGAAATTGCCCGTGAAAAGAACATCCGTTATTTTCTTATTTCTTTTATTGATCTGTTAGGCTCGCAACGCGCCAAGCTCGTTCCAGCCGCAGCCATCACCAGCACACAGAAAAATGGCGCAGGTTTCGCAGGTTTCGCAGCCTCGTTTGATATGTCTCCGGCCGATCCCGATCTTATCGCGATGGCCGATCCCAATTCCCTGATACAGTTGCCATGGAAACCGGAAGTGGCCTGGCTGGCTTCCGATCTGATGATGCATGGAGAGTCCGTTACTCAGGCGCCACGCAATACGCTCAAACGCCTCATCAGCCGGGCGGCAAAACGTGGAATTGAAGTAAAAACAGGCGTCGAATGTGAATTCTTCCTGATTACCCCGGATGGGGAGCAGGTAGCGGACGAGCATGACGCCTCAAACAAACCCTGCTATGACGCTTCTGCTCTCATGCGTCGTTATGACATCATTGCAGAATTATGTGACGCCATGCAGCAACTGGGCTGGGAGCCCTATCAGAACGATCATGAAGACGCCAACGGCCAGTTCGAGATGAACTGGAAGTATGCGGACGCTCTGGTTACTGCGGATCGACATGTCTTCTTCAAATTCATGGCCCGCGCTATCGCCGAAAAGCATGGATTGCGTGCGACCTTCATGCCGAAACCGTTCATGCATCTGACTGGAAATGGCTGCCACGCTCATATTTCCCTGTGGAAAGAGGGAAAAAACATCTGTTACGATCCGCAGGACCCCCTGGAAATTTCCGAGAGCGGATACAATTTCGTTGGCGGATTGATCCACAACGCCGACGCACTGTGTGCGATTCTCAATCCCGTTGTAAATTCCTACAAGCGTATCAATGCCCCGCGTACCGTTTCCGGAAGCACATGGTCTCCCAACACCGTCACCTACTCGGGTGATAACCGCACTCACATGATCCGCGTGCCTGGCGGCGGACGGTTCGAAATGCGTCTTCCCGATGGCGCCGCCAATCCCTACCTGCTTCAGGCGTCTCTTCTTGCCGCCGGACTGGATGGAATTGAAAACAAGCGTGATCCGGGAAAATCACTCGACATCAACATGTATACGGATGGTCACAAGATCAAGGACGCCAAGCGTCTGCCTTTGAACCTTCTTGACGCCATGAGGGCTCTCGACAAATCAACAGCACTGCGCGCCATGCTGGATGATGGTCTTGTTGATCCTTATCTCAAACTGAAAACCGCCGAATGGAATGCTCATTGTGGTCATCTGTCAGAATGGGAACGCACTTCAACTCTCGACTGCTGA
- a CDS encoding LysR family transcriptional regulator, with the protein MTLRDLPFDLSSLNVFLAVCENGSMAAAARALSVTQPAISQTISELETRLGTRLFDRNVRPLALTATGAVLRQNATGLLAEMRHIAVGIQEMKHGRVPQLRLGVVDSLSRAILPHLSEFMYERVGRLVVHAGLTESHGTSLLTRQIDLVIGVDEMEDVAGLERWPLIEEPYLLLCPDGVAPPKTTEDMRALLLSHPFIRFSQRSRTGSEVERYLRRLRIDVPFQQEYDLPYGVFSACRAGGVAITTPLCLYEAGFRASSGMICHPLPVGSFHRHLTLVGRRREFGRLPLDLMLHLRERLHTRMMTDLIALFPEFSDQIRILS; encoded by the coding sequence ATGACTCTCAGAGATCTGCCTTTCGATCTTTCTTCGCTGAACGTCTTCCTTGCGGTCTGTGAAAACGGCAGCATGGCAGCAGCAGCCCGGGCATTGTCCGTGACACAGCCAGCCATTTCACAAACCATTTCCGAACTGGAAACCCGTCTCGGCACCAGACTGTTCGATCGCAATGTGCGTCCGCTCGCTCTGACCGCCACAGGGGCTGTCCTGCGTCAGAATGCGACCGGTCTCCTTGCCGAAATGCGCCATATCGCGGTTGGCATTCAGGAAATGAAGCATGGCCGCGTCCCTCAGTTGCGGCTTGGTGTGGTGGATTCACTCTCACGGGCCATTTTACCTCATCTTTCGGAATTCATGTATGAACGGGTCGGTCGCCTCGTCGTGCATGCAGGGCTGACCGAATCTCACGGCACATCCCTTCTCACGCGCCAGATCGATCTCGTGATCGGTGTCGATGAAATGGAAGATGTCGCCGGGCTGGAGCGCTGGCCGCTGATCGAGGAGCCCTATCTCCTGCTGTGTCCGGACGGTGTTGCCCCGCCAAAAACGACGGAAGACATGCGTGCGCTCCTTCTCAGCCATCCCTTTATCCGTTTTTCACAGCGGTCACGGACCGGTTCGGAAGTGGAGCGCTATCTGCGTCGGCTTCGGATAGACGTGCCCTTCCAGCAGGAATACGATCTTCCTTATGGAGTTTTCTCTGCGTGTCGGGCCGGAGGCGTCGCCATTACCACCCCTCTCTGCCTTTATGAAGCCGGCTTCCGCGCCAGTTCGGGCATGATCTGCCATCCTCTGCCAGTTGGATCTTTCCATCGGCATCTGACGCTTGTCGGACGACGGCGCGAGTTCGGACGGCTTCCGCTTGATCTGATGCTCCATTTGCGGGAGCGTCTGCACACAAGAATGATGACGGATCTTATTGCTCTCTTTCCTGAATTCAGCGATCAGATACGGATTCTATCCTGA
- a CDS encoding plasmid partitioning protein RepB C-terminal domain-containing protein has product MSKPIRISFERKVYQLPLGAILPLRPMTKRIIVSKRYERIATTVGVVGVIEPLAVAKADREGRHMLLDGHLRLHALQEQQADSAPCIISDDDEAFTYNKRVNRLATVQEHYMISRAIDRGVPPAMIATALGIEEKMVMRRRSLLDGIAPGAVEILKDRPVNMQVFDILRKMKPYKQTETAELMVAMNNLTAAYAKAILAATRQTDLAKPDRPKITAGITPDQMARMEREMEKLTKDYRAIEATFGDDVLQLVLAGRYLERLIENTKIISYLEARYPEIIAEFRVIVSATSLDAG; this is encoded by the coding sequence ATGAGCAAGCCGATCCGCATTTCTTTCGAACGAAAAGTGTATCAACTGCCTCTCGGCGCGATCCTTCCGCTCAGACCGATGACGAAACGGATTATCGTTTCAAAACGTTATGAACGCATTGCGACGACCGTCGGCGTGGTCGGCGTCATCGAGCCGCTTGCTGTCGCCAAGGCCGATCGGGAAGGACGGCATATGCTTCTCGATGGGCATCTGCGGTTGCATGCGTTGCAGGAACAGCAAGCGGATAGCGCGCCCTGCATCATCTCGGATGACGATGAAGCCTTCACTTACAACAAGCGGGTCAATCGTCTGGCGACAGTTCAGGAACATTACATGATCTCTCGTGCAATCGATCGGGGGGTGCCACCAGCCATGATCGCCACCGCCCTCGGCATCGAGGAGAAAATGGTGATGCGTCGGCGCAGCCTGCTTGACGGTATCGCCCCCGGCGCGGTGGAGATTCTCAAGGATCGACCGGTTAACATGCAAGTGTTCGATATCCTCCGTAAGATGAAGCCATACAAGCAGACCGAGACGGCTGAATTGATGGTAGCGATGAACAATCTCACCGCCGCCTATGCAAAGGCGATCTTGGCGGCGACAAGGCAAACTGATCTCGCGAAACCTGACCGGCCAAAAATCACGGCTGGCATAACGCCGGATCAGATGGCCAGAATGGAACGCGAGATGGAGAAGCTCACGAAGGACTACCGCGCCATTGAGGCGACATTCGGCGATGATGTTCTCCAGCTTGTCCTCGCTGGCCGTTATCTTGAGCGGTTGATAGAGAACACGAAGATCATCAGCTATCTTGAGGCGCGCTATCCGGAAATTATAGCTGAGTTCCGAGTTATTGTGTCTGCAACATCGCTTGATGCGGGCTGA
- a CDS encoding protein glxC has protein sequence MSCARNTRIFDLGASTLRELNSTLQQEGAEGAWEIHNPAGRHSLAVGLTQPVSVTIDGHAGYYAAGMNQRANVVVNGNAGQGVAENMMSGSVHVKGNAGSSAGATAHGGLLVIDGDAGARCGISMKGVDIVVRGSVGHMSAFMAQSGNLVVCGDAGEALGDSLYETNIFVRGAVKSLGADCEEKEMTPEDIQNLTKLLSKGGVIDIKADEFRRYGSARKLYHFRVDNASAY, from the coding sequence ATGAGTTGCGCTCGCAACACCCGGATTTTTGATCTCGGCGCATCAACCCTGCGTGAACTGAACAGCACGCTTCAGCAGGAAGGCGCTGAGGGGGCATGGGAAATTCATAACCCGGCAGGACGCCATTCATTGGCGGTCGGGCTGACACAGCCCGTTTCCGTCACCATTGACGGTCATGCCGGTTACTATGCCGCGGGCATGAATCAACGCGCGAACGTCGTAGTCAACGGCAATGCCGGGCAGGGTGTCGCCGAAAACATGATGAGTGGCAGCGTGCATGTGAAAGGCAACGCTGGTTCAAGCGCTGGCGCCACCGCCCATGGCGGCCTTCTGGTCATTGACGGAGATGCCGGGGCGCGTTGCGGCATCTCGATGAAAGGCGTGGATATCGTCGTACGGGGTTCCGTTGGCCATATGAGCGCCTTCATGGCCCAGAGCGGAAATCTGGTCGTGTGCGGCGACGCTGGCGAAGCGCTTGGCGACTCTCTTTACGAAACGAATATCTTTGTCAGAGGAGCGGTAAAAAGTCTCGGCGCGGACTGTGAGGAAAAGGAAATGACGCCCGAAGACATCCAGAACCTCACGAAGCTGCTTTCAAAAGGTGGCGTCATCGACATCAAGGCCGATGAATTCCGCCGTTATGGTTCGGCTCGCAAGCTGTACCATTTCCGCGTTGACAACGCATCCGCTTACTGA
- a CDS encoding helix-turn-helix domain-containing protein gives MATPRRTSQRKTAITQTDDLATGSSATPARELTLEESLGAQIREKRRKADLTGTELANAAGISLGMLSKIENGQISPSLATLQSVSHALNISLSQLFATAEEQRDCSFVRSGQGVTIERRGTKAGHQYNLLGHLLSGPVVVEPYLISLHEGAEPYVSFRHDGIEVIYMLTGRLIYRHGDQTYEMGPGDTLMFDSQAPHGPEKFLTGSISYLSIITYSRHTD, from the coding sequence ATGGCAACACCCCGTCGGACCTCTCAACGCAAGACAGCAATTACCCAGACCGATGATCTTGCCACAGGGTCTTCCGCCACTCCGGCGCGCGAACTCACTCTTGAGGAATCACTGGGCGCACAGATCAGGGAAAAACGGCGTAAGGCTGATCTGACAGGCACCGAACTGGCCAATGCGGCGGGCATTTCTCTTGGGATGCTCTCCAAGATCGAGAACGGCCAGATATCGCCTTCTCTCGCGACGCTCCAGTCTGTTTCCCACGCCCTGAACATCTCATTGAGTCAGTTGTTCGCCACGGCGGAGGAACAGCGTGACTGCTCCTTTGTACGTTCGGGTCAGGGCGTGACAATCGAACGACGCGGCACGAAAGCCGGCCATCAGTACAATCTGCTGGGTCATCTGCTCAGCGGTCCTGTCGTGGTGGAGCCTTACCTCATCAGCCTCCATGAAGGCGCCGAACCCTACGTCAGTTTTCGCCACGATGGAATCGAGGTGATCTACATGCTCACCGGCCGTCTGATCTATCGACACGGTGACCAGACCTACGAAATGGGTCCGGGAGATACCCTGATGTTTGACAGTCAGGCTCCCCATGGTCCTGAAAAATTTCTCACAGGATCAATAAGCTATCTTTCCATTATTACTTATTCCCGACATACCGACTGA
- a CDS encoding FMN-binding glutamate synthase family protein: MTENHHDVTKTFPRYSATFDEFTISQIQRAAATGIYDIRGGGTKRKLPHFDDLLFLGASMSRYPLEGYRERCGTEVVLGTRFAKKPIHLKTPVTIAGMSFGALSAQAKEALGRGASAVGTSTTTGDGGMTPEERGHSSTLVYQYLPSRYGMNPDDLRKADAIEIVVGQGAKPGGGGMLLGQKISARVAKMRDLPEGIDQRSACRHPDWTGPDDLEIKIEEIREITNWEKPIYVKVGASRPYYDISLAVKSGADVVVLDGMQGGTAATQEVFIEHVGLPILAAIRPAVQALQDLGMHRKVQLIVSGGIRTGADVAKALALGADAVAIGTAALIALGDQSPDLAAEYAKLGAKPGTYDDWQDGRDPAGITTQDPELAKRLDPILGGRRIANYLSVMTMEAQTIARACGKSHLHNLEPEDLVALNMEAAAMTQLPLAGTNWYPGKAGF; encoded by the coding sequence ATGACCGAAAATCATCATGATGTGACGAAGACTTTTCCAAGGTATTCGGCAACATTCGACGAATTCACCATCTCCCAGATCCAGCGTGCAGCCGCGACCGGCATTTATGACATCCGTGGTGGCGGCACCAAACGCAAACTGCCGCATTTTGACGACCTGCTGTTTCTTGGCGCCTCCATGTCGCGTTATCCGCTGGAAGGCTATCGTGAGCGTTGTGGAACGGAAGTTGTTCTTGGCACACGTTTTGCAAAGAAACCCATTCACCTGAAGACACCCGTCACCATCGCCGGAATGTCTTTCGGTGCGCTTTCCGCCCAAGCCAAGGAAGCGCTGGGACGTGGTGCCAGCGCTGTGGGCACGTCCACCACGACGGGTGACGGCGGAATGACACCGGAAGAGCGTGGTCACTCCTCAACACTGGTCTATCAGTATCTACCCTCGCGTTACGGCATGAACCCGGACGATCTCCGCAAGGCGGATGCGATTGAAATCGTCGTGGGCCAGGGCGCCAAACCGGGCGGCGGCGGCATGCTCCTCGGTCAGAAAATCTCGGCGCGTGTTGCGAAGATGCGTGATCTTCCAGAAGGCATTGACCAGCGCTCGGCCTGTCGCCATCCTGACTGGACCGGACCGGATGATCTTGAAATCAAGATTGAAGAAATCCGCGAAATCACCAACTGGGAAAAGCCAATTTATGTCAAGGTCGGTGCCAGCCGCCCCTATTACGACATTTCCCTTGCCGTAAAATCTGGTGCTGACGTCGTCGTGCTCGATGGCATGCAGGGCGGAACAGCCGCCACGCAGGAAGTCTTCATCGAACATGTAGGCCTGCCCATTCTGGCCGCCATCCGTCCGGCCGTGCAGGCGCTTCAGGATCTGGGGATGCACCGTAAAGTGCAACTCATCGTCTCGGGCGGCATCCGCACCGGAGCCGATGTGGCCAAGGCGCTCGCACTGGGTGCCGACGCGGTGGCCATCGGCACGGCTGCTCTGATCGCACTGGGAGACCAGAGTCCTGATCTGGCGGCCGAATATGCAAAACTCGGCGCAAAACCTGGCACCTATGACGACTGGCAGGATGGCCGCGATCCGGCAGGTATCACGACACAGGACCCGGAACTTGCCAAACGGCTTGATCCGATCCTCGGCGGCCGTCGTATCGCGAACTATCTGTCCGTGATGACGATGGAGGCCCAGACGATCGCCCGGGCCTGCGGCAAGAGTCACCTGCACAATCTGGAACCGGAAGACCTCGTCGCCCTCAACATGGAAGCTGCCGCCATGACGCAGTTACCGCTCGCGGGAACCAACTGGTATCCCGGAAAAGCGGGTTTCTGA